One Vigna unguiculata cultivar IT97K-499-35 chromosome 11, ASM411807v1, whole genome shotgun sequence DNA window includes the following coding sequences:
- the LOC114169754 gene encoding putative disease resistance RPP13-like protein 1, producing the protein MALEFVGGALLSAFLQVAFQKLASPQILDFFRVRKLDQKLLFKLETKLHSIHSLADDAERKQFTYSHVRSWLLKVKDAVLDAEDLLDDIQMLSKRELDAETESQVFTGCTCKVFNFFKSSSISSRNKEIESRMEEILEILEFLSNQKGALRLKTASGVRSGLSNELPQKSQTTSSVVGTDIYGRDDDKKQIVDWLISDNNNSNQPSILSIVGMGGLGKTTLARHVFSDPRINKAKFDVKAWVCVSAEFDVFKVSKVILEAVTKSTDDSGNLEMVHTRLKENLTEKKFLLVLDDVWNENQCNWEEVHKPLMFGVQGSRILVTTRSKEVASTMRSEIHSLKQLQENDCWNLFVKYAFKDDDTQQNLEFTEIGKKIVEKCKGLPLALKTMGNLLYNKSSVSEWESVFQSEIWEFSQERCDIIPALAVSYIHLPSHLKVCFAYCALFPKDYEFKKEHLMHLWMTENLLQCPSEKVCQQYFNDLLSRSFFQQSDEEEEVFMMHDLLNDLAKYVGGGIYFRWEVGQKEKIQKVTRHYSVELGHNQYFNGFETPCNTKRLRTFMLTSRGIDPFTRWGANMSIHEFFSKFRLLRILSLSCCDIKELPDSVANLEHLQLLDLSFTVLKTLSEKICSLCHLQILKLNYCRYLEELPSNLHLLTSLCHLELISNNLKKLPPSLGKLKNLKVVMESFNVGRGGEFSIQQLGELNLDGSLSIGELQNIENSVDALEAYLKNKTLLVKLKLQWRRNRDSIDSKKEEEVIKNLQPSKNLKELSILNYGGKQFPNWLHLLSNLVSLELDRCKSCERLPPLGLLSNLKDLIIHRLDGIVSIDADFYGSNSSSFKSLQSLTFANMGQWEKWECKAGGFPNLQTLYISDCPKLKGELPEQLVPLKILHITHCEQLEASAPKALDLIAVYCGKLHLDWATMKSLMMQAPLLEIVWSNTVEYLHINWMSISDDCVAGRIFSLDSLPRLRELYLGRFPNLEMISQDHVHDHLEGMTIVECPKFESLPANMHTLLPSLNELHIGDCPKLESFPEGGLPSNLKFMKLNNCSRLVVGSLKGAFRDDPSLKRLSIEKVDVECFSDEGVFPLSLTELYIRDCPNLEKLDYKVSQLSSLKSLTLSICPNLQCLPEEGLPSSISDLHIISCPLLKQRYQKGSEDWEKIAHIQNLLIE; encoded by the coding sequence ATGGCCTTAGAATTTGTCGGTGGTGCACTTCTTTCTGCTTTTCTTCAGGTTGCATTCCAGAAGTTAGCTTCCCCTCAAATTCTCGATTTCTTTCGTGTAAGAAAGCTTGATCAAAAGCTGCTATTCAAGTTGGAAACAAAGCTGCACTCCATCCATTCTCTGGCTGATGATGCAGAACGAAAGCAGTTCACGTATTCACATGTCAGAAGCTGGTTACTTAAGGTCAAAGATGCTGTCCTTGACGCAGAGGATCTCTTGGATGATATACAAATGCTCTCCAAAAGAGAATTGGATGCTGAAACTGAATCTCAAGTCTTTACGGGCTGTACTTGCAAGGTATTCAATTTCTTCAAATCTTCTTCAATTAGTTCTCGTAACAAGGAAATCGAGTCCAGGATGGAAGAAATCCTTGAAATCTTAGAATTTCTCTCAAACCAAAAGGGTGCTCTAAGATTGAAAACTGCTAGTGGTGTTAGATCTGGGTTGAGCAATGAACTGCcacaaaaatcacaaacaaCATCGTCGGTTGTTGGAACCGATATTTATGGCAGAGATGATGATAAAAAACAGATCGTTGACTGGTTGATATCTGACAACAACAATTCTAACCAGCCATCAATACTTTCTATTGTGGGAATGGGCGGGCTGGGTAAGACCACACTTGCCCGACATGTATTCAGTGACCCAAGGATAAACAAGGCTAAATTTGATGTCAAAGCTTGGGTTTGTGTTTCAGctgaatttgatgtttttaaaGTATCAAAAGTAATTCTTGAGGCTGTTACTAAATCAACTGATGATAGTGGAAATTTAGAGATGGTCCATAcaagattaaaagaaaatttgactGAAAAGAAATTTCTTCTCGTTTTGGATGATGTTTGGAACGAGAACCAATGTAATTGGGAAGAAGTGCATAAGCCCCTCATGTTTGGAGTCCAAGGGAGTAGGATTCTAGTCACTACACGTAGCAAGGAAGTTGCTTCTACCATGCGGTCAGAAATTCACTCCTTAAAGCAATTACAAGAAAATGATTGCTGGAACTTGTTtgttaaatatgcttttaaaGACGATGATACTCAACAAAATCTAGAGTTCACAGAGATTGGCAAGAAGATAGTTGAAAAATGTAAAGGACTACCTCTTGCATTGAAGACAATGGGAAATCTATTATACAACAAATCATCTGTTTCAGAGTGGGAAAGTGTGTTCCAAAGCGAAATATGGGAATTTTCACAAGAGCGTTGTGATATTATCCCTGCTTTAGCAGTGAGCTATATCCACCTTCCTTCCCATCTGAAGGTCTGCTTTGCTTATTGTGCCCTGTTTCCCAAGGATTATGAGTTTAAGAAGGAGCATTTGATGCACTTGTGGATGACTGAAAATCTCCTACAATGTCCTTCAGAAAAAGTTTGCCAACAATACTTCAATGATCTACTATCAAGATCCTTCTTCCAACAATCAGATGAAGAGGAAGAAGTATTTATGATGCATGACCTTCTAAATGATTTAGCAAAGTATGTTGGTGGAGGCATATACTTTAGGTGGGAAGTTGGTCAAAAAGAGAAGATACAAAAAGTAACTCGTCATTATTCAGTTGAACTTGGACacaatcaatattttaatggGTTTGAAACCCCATGTAACACAAAAAGGTTACGTACATTTATGCTAACAAGTAGGGGAATTGATCCTTTCACTCGTTGGGGTGCCAATATGTCGATACATGAATTTTTTTCCAAGTTTAGGCTTTTACGAATTTTATCTCTGTCTTGTTGTGACATTAAAGAGCTGCCTGACTCTGTTGCCAATCTTGAGCATCTCCAACTGTTAGACCTCTCATTTACTGTACTAAAAACACTTTCTGAAAAGATATGTTCACTCTGCCACTTGCAAATACTGAAGTTGAACTATTGTAGGTATTTGGAGGAGTTGCCTTCAAATTTGCATTTACTCACCAGTTTGTGTCACCTTGAATTGATATCGaataatttgaaaaagttgccGCCGAGTTTGGGAAAACTGAAGAATCTTAAAGTAGTCATGGAATCCTTTAATGTTGGTCGTGGCGGGGAGTTCAGTATTCAACAGCTAGGAGAACTCAACCTTGATGGAAGTCTATCAATTGGGGAGCtacaaaatattgaaaattcagTGGATGCATTAGAAGcatatttgaagaataaaacaCTCCTTGTAAAGCTAAAGTTGCAATGGAGACGGAATAGAGACTCTATTGATTCGAAGAAAGAAGAGGAGGTAATTAAGAATCTGCAACCttccaaaaatttaaaggagTTGTCAATCTTAAACTATGGTGGGAAACAATTTCCAAACTGGTTACATTTATTATCGAACCTGGTGTCCTTAGAGTTGGATAGATGTAAATCTTGCGAACGCTTACCTCCCCTTGGACTTTTGTCGAATCTGAAGGACTTGATTATTCATAGACTTGATGGGATAGTGAGCATTGATGCTGATTTTTATGGGAGCAACTCTTCTTCATTTAAGTCCCTGCAAAGTTTGACGTTCGCCAATATGGGGCAATGGGAAAAATGGGAATGCAAAGCAGGTGGTTTTCCAAATCTTCAAACACTTTATATAAGTGATTGTCCCAAGCTGAAAGGAGAGTTGCCAGAGCAACTTGTTCCTCtgaaaatattacatattacacACTGCGAACAACTTGAGGCTTCCGCTCCCAAGGCTCTAGATTTAATTGCTGTATATTGTGGAAAGCTACATTTGGACTGGGCTACCATGAAAAGTCTCATGATGCAAGCACCATTGCTGGAAATAGTTTGGTCTAACACTGTTGAATATTTGCACATTAACTGGATGTCAATAAGTGATGATTGTGTCGCTGGAAGGATCTTTTCATTGGATTCCCTCCCAAGACTCAGGGAGTTGTATCTCGGTAGGTTTCCTAATCTGGAGATGATTTCACAGGATCATGTTCACGATCATCTCGAGGGTATGACAATCGTAGAGTGCCCTAAATTTGAATCACTGCCTGCAAACATGCATACATTGCTTCCATCTCTCAATGAGCTACACATAGGAGACTGTCCAAAACTTGAGTCGTTTCCTGAGGGAGGTTTgccatcaaatttaaaatttatgaaactcaATAATTGCTCCAGACTAGTTGTTGGCTCACTGAAAGGAGCATTCAGAGACGATCCGTCTCTGAAAAGATTGTCCATTGAAAAAGTGGATGTAGAATGTTTTAGTGATGAAGGTGTGTTTCCACTCTCTCTTACTGAACTATACATCCGTGATTGTCCAAATCTAGAAAAATTGGATTACAAGGTTTCTCAACTCTCATCTCTTAAATCATTGACTCTTTCTATCTGTCCCAACCTCCAATGCTTACCAGAGGAGGGTCTTCCTTCATCAATTTCAGATCTTCATATAATCAGTTGTCCTTTGCTCAAACAACGTTACCAGAAAGGAAGTGAGGATTGGGAAAAGATTGCTCACATTCAAAATCTGCTTATAGAGTAG
- the LOC114168736 gene encoding putative disease resistance RPP13-like protein 1, which translates to MALELVGGTLLSVFLNVAFEKLASPQILDFFRTRKLDEELLNKLKTKLNSIHSLVDDAERKQFTNPHVKNWLLEVKDAVLDAEDLLDDLQMLYKRQVDADSESQTSACCTFKVLNFFKSSPISSYNKEIESRMQKVLDKLDTLLSQRGNLGLKTVRVVGSGLSNELPQKSQTTSLVVGTDIYGRDDDKKQIVDWLISDTNNSNQPSILSIVGMGGVGKTTLAQHVFNDPNVDEAKFDVKAWVCVSDEFDVFKVSRAILEAITKSTDDSRDLEMVHTRLKEQLTKKKFLLVLDDLWNENKPKWEELQKPLMFGVQGSKIIVTTRSKEVASTMRSEVHSLKQLQEDDCWNLFVKYAFKDDDTQQNLECTEIGKKIVEKCKGLPLALKTMGSLLYNKSSVSEWESVFQNEIWEFSQERCDIIPALALSYIHLPSHLKVCFAYCALFPKDYEFKKEHLMHLWMTENLLHYPSENFCKQYFNDLLSRSFFQQSGEKEEVFVMHDLLNDLAKYVGGGIYFRWEVNQEGKIQKVTRHFSVEVGYNQYFDGFGTSCNTKRLRTFMSTGLGKLKNLKVVMESFNVGHGREFGIQQLGELNLDGSLSIKALENIENSVDASEAYLKNKTLLVKLKLRWTRNRDSIDSKKEEEVIKNLQPSENLKELVILHYGGKEFPNWLHSLLNLVSLELNGCDSCERLPPLGLLPFLEDLNIIGLDGIVSIDADFYGSNSSSFKSLQNLRFFNMGQWKKWECKAGIFPNLQTLYISDCPKLKGELPEQLVPLKKYKLQSANYLRLPLQEL; encoded by the exons ATGGCATTAGAACTTGTTGGTGGTACTCTTCTTTCTGTTTTCCTTAATGTTGCATTCGAGAAGCTAGCTTCTCCCCAAATTCTCGATTTCTTTCGTACAAGAAAGCTTGATGAGGAGTTGCTGAACAAGTTGAAAACCAAGCTGAACTCCATCCATTCTCTGGTTGATGATGCAGAGAGAAAGCAGTTCACGAATCCACATGTCAAAAACTGGTTGCTTGAGGTCAAAGATGCTGTCCTTGATGCAGAGGATCTCTTGGATGATTTACAAATGCTCTACAAAAGACAAGTGGATGCTGATTCTGAATCTCAAACCTCTGCATGTTGTACGTTCAAGGTACTCAATTTCTTCAAATCTTCTCCTATTAGTTCCTATAATAAGGAAATTGAGTCTAGGATGCAAAAAGTCCTCGACAAACTAGATACTCTCTTAAGTCAAAGGGGTAATCTAGGATTAAAAACAGTTAGGGTTGTTGGATCTGGGTTGAGCAATGAACTGCCACAGAAATCACAAACAACATCGTTGGTTGTTGGAACTGATATTTATGGCAGAGATGATGATAAAAAACAGATCGTTGACTGGCTGATATCTGACACCAACAATTCTAACCAGCCATCAATACTTTCTATTGTAGGAATGGGCGGAGTGGGTAAGACCACTCTTGCTCAACATGTATTCAATGACCCAAATGTGGATGAGGCTAAATTTGATGTCAAAGCCTGGGTTTGTGTTTCAgatgaatttgatgttttcaaaGTATCAAGAGCAATTCTTGAGGCTATCACAAAATCAACTGATGATAGTAGAGATCTAGAGATGGTTCACACAAGATTAAAAGAACAATTAACTAAGAAGaaatttcttcttgttttggACGACCTTTGGAACGAAAACAAACCTAAATGGGAAGAACTGCAGAAGCCACTAATGTTTGGAGTCCAAGGGAGTAAGATTATTGTGACCACACGTAGCAAGGAAGTTGCTTCTACCATGCGGTCAGAAGTTCACTCCCTAAAGCAATTACAAGAAGATGATTGCTGGAACTTATTTGTTAAATATGCATTTAAAGACGATGATACTCAACAAAATCTAGAATGCACAGAGATTGGCAAGAAGATAGTTGAAAAATGTAAAGGACTACCTCTAGCATTGAAAACAATGGGAAGTCTATTATACAACAAATCATCTGTTTCAGAGTGGGAAAGTGTGTTCCAAAACGAAATATGGGAATTTTCACAAGAGCGTTGTGATATTATCCCTGCTTTAGCACTGAGCTATATCCACCTTCCTTCTCATCTGAAGGTCTGCTTTGCTTACTGTGCCTTGTTTCCCAAGGATTATGAGTTTAAGAAGGAGCATTTGATGCACTTGTGGATGACTGAAAATCTCCTACACTATCCTTCAGAAAATTTTTGCAAACAATACTTCAATGATCTACTATCAAGATCCTTCTTTCAACAATCAGGTGAAAAGGAAGAAGTATTTGTGATGCATGACCTTTTAAATGATTTGGCAAAATATGTTGGTGGAGGCATATACTTTAGGTGGGAAGTTAATCAAGAAGGGAAGATACAAAAAGTAACTCGTCATTTTTCAGTTGAAGTTGGATACAATCAGTATTTTGATGGGTTTGGAACCTCATGCAACACAAAAAGGTTACGTACATTTATGTCGACAG GTTTGGGAAAACTGAAGAATCTTAAAGTAGTCATGGAATCCTTTAATGTTGGGCATGGCAGGGAGTTCGGTATTCAACAGCTAGGAGAGCTCAACCTTGATGGAAGTCTATCAATTAAGGCGCTGGAAAATATTGAGAATTCAGTGGATGCATCAGAAGcatatttgaagaataaaacaCTCCTTGTGAAGTTAAAGTTGAGATGGACAAGGAATAGAGACTCTATTGATTCGAAAAAAGAAGAGGAGGTAATTAAGAACCTGCAACCTTCCgaaaacttaaaggaattggtAATCTTACACTATGGTGGGAAAGAATTTCCAAACTGGCTACATTCATTACTGAACTTGGTGTCCTTAGAGTTGAATGGATGTGACTCTTGTGAACGTTTACCTCCTCTTGGACTTTTGCCATTTCTTGAGGACTTGAATATTATTGGACTTGACGGGATAGTGAGTATTGATGCTGATTTTTATGGGAGCAACTCCTCTTCATTTAAGTCTCTGCAAAATTTGAGATTCTTTAATATGGGACAATGGAAAAAATGGGAATGCAAAGCAGGTATTTTTCCAAATCTTCAAACACTTTATATAAGTGATTGTCCCAAGCTGAAAGGAGAGTTGCCAGAGCAACTTGTTCCTctgaaaaaatacaaattacagAGTGCCAACTACTTGAGGCTTCCGCTCCAAGAGCTCTAG
- the LOC114169384 gene encoding uncharacterized protein LOC114169384 translates to MTDLLRYLSPCEAAWRIFAFDIHHRWPPVQRLTFHLPGQQSTLFKDNDDINVICNRYENANTMFLAWFEANKVYTEGKELTYSEFPSKFVWFAKEKEWKPRKKGYNIGRLTYIPPGSGELYYLRILLTIQKGCIDYESIKTIDGKFYETYQDACYALGLLADDKEYIDAIKEASEFASGYELRRLFVTLLSMNTISKPDTVWNSTWSILCDGILYQKRKEMRLPGLQIETAELQKICLMEIQEMLMSNGRCLKDYPSLPQLDISDDIMTAVVSNKGGFFFLYGYGGTGKTFMWKTLSAALRSKGMIVLNVASSGIASLLLPGGKTAHSTFCIPLLINEESTCNIAQVVLGGDFRQILPVIKKGSRFDIIKSAINYSELWNCCKVLKLSKNMRLSTTTDNQTANDIKEFADWILKIGDGKMDVNENGECMVEIPQELLIINTDVPLLSLVEFVYPQFVVNMMNPNYFDDGAILCPTNDSVEQVNDFMLSLLGGEEVTYLSSDTPCQSDEQDEVQSEWFTSEFLNDIKCSGIPNHKLKLKTGVPIMLLRNIDQAKGLCNGTRLQVNHLGKNVISATVITGKNIGDKIFIPRMDLVPSDSGLPFKFQRRQFPISLCFAMTINKSQGQTLSRVGLYLPQPVFTHGQLYVAISRVKTKRGLKILILDENGNITNTTKNVVYKEIFETL, encoded by the exons ATGACTGATTTATTGAG GTATCTATCACCATGTGAAGCAGCTTGGCGAATATTTGCTTTTGACATCCATCACAGATGGCCTCCTGTTCAGAGATTGACATTCCATCTTCCTGGACAACAATCAACTTTGTTTAAAGATAATGATGATATTAATGTGATCTGCAACAG GTACGAAAATGCTAACACAATgtttctagcttggtttgaGGCTAACAAAGTTTATACAGAAGGAAAAGAATTGACTTATTCTGAATTTCCAAGCAAATTTGTGTGGTTtgctaaagaaaaagaatggaaaccaaggaagaaaggCTACAACATTGGTAGACTTACTTATATTCCTCCGGGCTCTGGAGAACTTTATTATTTGAGGATATTACTCACAATTcaaaaaggttgtattgatTATGAAAGCATAAAGACCATTGATGGGAAATTTTATGAAACATACCAAGATGCTTGCTATGCTTTGGGATTGTTGGCAGACGATAAagaatatattgatgcaatcaagGAAGCAAGTGAATTTGCTTCGGGGTATGAACTTAGAAgattatttgttactttgttgTCCATGAATACAATTTCTAAACCAGATACAGTTTGGAATTCTACATGGAGTATCTTGTGTGATGGAATTTTGTACCaaaagagaaaggaaatgaGATTACCAg GTCTTCAAATTGAGACGGctgaattacaaaaaatatgtcTCATGGAAATACAAGAAATGCTAATGTCAAATGGTAGATGTTTGAAAGATTATCCTTCATTACCTCAACTTGATATTTCAGAT GATATCATGACAGCAGTTGTTTCAAACAAGGGaggattcttctttttatatggCTATGGTGGTACAGGTAAAACGTTTatgtggaagacattgtcagcTGCTCTAAGAAGTAAGGGCATGATTGTTTTGAACGTAGCATCAAGTGGAATTGCTTCTTTACTACTTCCTGGTGGAAAAACAGCACACTCTACCTTCTGCATCCCACTGTTAATTAATGAGGAATCAACTTGCAACATAGCGCAAG TTGTCTTGGGAGGTGACTTCAGACAAATTCTACCCGTTATAAAGAAAGGATCTAGGtttgatatcatcaaatcaGCAATCAACTATTCAGAGTTATGGAATTGTTGTAAAGTGCTCAAACTGTCCAAGAACATGAGATTAAGTACTACAACAGATAATCAAACAGCCAATGATATCAaagaatttgctgattggatattgAAAATTGGAGATGGCAAAATGGATgtaaatgagaatggtgagtgCATGGTAGAAATTCCACAAGAGCTGCTTATTATAAATACAGATGTACCTTTATTGTCATTGGTTGAATTTGTCTATCCTCAATTTGTGGTTAACATGATGAATccaaattattttgatgatggagcAATCTTGTGCCCAACTAATGATTCTGTAGAGCAAGTCAATGATTTCATGTTGTCTTTATTAGGTGGTGAAGAGGTGACTTATTTAAGTTCAGATACACCTTGCCAATCTGATGAACAAGATGAAGTTCAATCTGAATGGTTTACAtctgaatttttaaatgatatcaaatgttcagGGATACCAAATCATAAACTCAAGCTCAAAACAGGTGTGCCAATTATGCTCCTGAGAAATATTGATCAAGCAAAAGGTCTTTGCAATGGCACAAGATTGCAAGTCAACCATTTGGGTAAAAATGTAATCTCTGCAACTGTAATTACTGGAAAAAACATTGGTGACAAGATTTTTATTCCAAGAATGGATTTAGTGCCATCTGATTCAGGATTGCCTTTCAAATTCCAAAGAAGACAGTTCCCAATTTCATTATGCTTTGCAATGACAATTAACAAAAGTCAAGGACAAACACTTTCTAGAGTGGGACTTTATCTTCCACAACCTGTATTCACACATGGCCAACTATATGTTGCTATTTCTAGAGTGAAAACCAAGCGAggattgaaaatacttatattggatGAAAATGGAAATATCACAAACACAACGAAAAATGTTGTctacaaagaaatttttgaaactctttga
- the LOC114168737 gene encoding putative disease resistance protein At3g14460, whose product MKSLIIEASLLEIVWSDTIEYLHINWMSISDYCVSLKIFPLDSLPRLRKLYLGRFPNLEMISQDHVHNHLEDMTIKECPKFESLPANMHTLLPSLNELLIEDCPKLESFPAEGLPSNLKFMKLNNCSTLLVDSLNGAFRDNPSLERLSIEKVDAECFPNEGLLPPSLTHLTIIYSPNLKKLDYKGLYQLSSLRSLTLSNCPNLQCLPEEGLPKSISNLQISWCRLLKKRCLKERGEDWEKISHIQTLYIR is encoded by the coding sequence ATGAAAAGTCTCATAATAGAAGCATCATTGCTAGAAATTGTTTGGTCTGACACTATTGAATATTTGCACATTAACTGGATGTCAATAAGTGATTATTGTGTCTCTCTAAAGATCTTTCCATTGGATTCCCTCCCAAGACTCAGGAAGTTGTATCTCGGTAGGTTTCCTAATCTGGAGATGATTTCACAGGATCACGTTCACAATCATCTGGAGGATATGACAATCAAAGAGTGCCCTAAATTTGAATCATTGCCTGCAAACATGCATACGTTGCTTCCATCTCTCAATGAACTACTCATAGAAGACTGTCCAAAACTTGAGTCGTTTCCTGCGGAAGGTTTgccatcaaatttaaaatttatgaaactcaATAATTGCTCTACACTACTTGTTGACTCATTGAATGGAGCATTCAGAGACAATCCTTCACTCGAAAGATTGTCCATTGAAAAAGTTGATGCAGAATGTTTTCCTAATGAAGGTTTGCTTCCACCCTCTCTTACTCATCTAACCATCATTTATAGTCCAAATCTAAAAAAACTGGACTATAAGGGTCTTTATCAACTCTCATCTCTTCGATCATTGACTCTCAGTAACTGCCCCAACCTTCAATGCTTACCAGAGGAAGGCcttccaaaatcaatttcaaatcTTCAGATAAGTTGGTGTCGTTTGCTGAAAAAGCGTTGCCTTAAAGAAAGAGGCGAAGACTGGGAAAAAATTTCTCACATTCAAACCTTGTATATACGGTAG